The Streptomyces laurentii genome contains a region encoding:
- a CDS encoding phosphopantothenoylcysteine decarboxylase (DNA / pantothenate metabolism flavoprotein; cl04410;~Flavoprotein; cl08021;~bifunctional phosphopantothenoylcysteine decarboxylase/phosphopantothenate synthase; Validated;~identified by MetaGeneAnnotator; putative;~phosphopantothenoylcysteine decarboxylase [Amycolatopsis mediterranei U32]): MCGSECGEWHIVAKPKVVLGVSGGIAAYKACELLRRFTESGHDVRVVPTESALHFVGAATWSALSGHPVSTEVWDSVHEVPHVRIGQGADLVVVAPATADMLAKAAHGLADDLLTNTLLTARCPVVFAPAMHTEMWEHPATQENVATLRRRGAVVIEPAVGRLTGVDTGKGRLPDPAEIFEVCRRVLARGVTAPDLAGRHVVVSAGGTREPLDPVRYLGNRSSGKQGYALAKAAAARGARVTLIEANTGLPDPAGVDLVRVGTAVQLREAVVKAAADADAVVMAAAVADFRPAAYASGKIKKTDDGGAPTIELVRNPDILAEISADRALPGQVVVGFAAETDDVLANGRVKLRRKGCDLLVVNEVGERKTFGSEENEAVVLAADGTETPVPYGPKEALAETVWDLVVPRLRGASG, translated from the coding sequence GTGTGCGGATCCGAGTGCGGGGAGTGGCACATCGTGGCAAAGCCGAAGGTGGTCCTGGGTGTCAGCGGCGGGATCGCCGCGTACAAGGCGTGCGAGCTGCTGCGCCGGTTCACCGAGTCCGGACACGACGTCCGGGTCGTGCCGACCGAGTCCGCCCTGCACTTCGTGGGCGCGGCCACCTGGTCCGCCCTCTCCGGCCACCCCGTCTCCACCGAGGTGTGGGACTCGGTCCACGAGGTCCCGCACGTGCGCATCGGCCAGGGCGCCGATCTCGTCGTGGTCGCCCCCGCCACCGCCGACATGCTGGCCAAGGCGGCCCACGGGCTCGCCGACGACCTGCTCACCAACACGCTGCTCACCGCCCGGTGCCCGGTCGTCTTCGCCCCGGCCATGCACACCGAGATGTGGGAGCACCCGGCCACCCAGGAGAACGTGGCCACCCTGCGCCGCCGCGGCGCCGTCGTCATCGAGCCCGCCGTCGGCCGGCTCACCGGCGTCGACACCGGCAAGGGCCGGCTGCCCGACCCGGCCGAGATCTTCGAGGTCTGCCGCCGCGTCCTCGCGCGCGGGGTCACCGCCCCCGACCTGGCCGGCCGCCACGTCGTGGTCAGCGCCGGAGGCACCCGCGAGCCCCTCGACCCGGTTCGCTACCTGGGCAACCGCTCCTCCGGCAAGCAGGGCTACGCCCTCGCCAAGGCCGCGGCCGCCCGGGGTGCCCGGGTCACCCTGATCGAGGCCAACACCGGACTGCCCGACCCGGCCGGCGTCGACCTCGTCCGGGTCGGCACCGCCGTCCAGCTGCGCGAGGCCGTCGTCAAGGCCGCCGCCGACGCCGACGCGGTGGTGATGGCCGCGGCCGTCGCCGATTTCCGCCCCGCCGCGTACGCCTCCGGCAAGATCAAGAAGACCGACGACGGGGGCGCGCCCACCATCGAGCTGGTCCGCAACCCCGACATCCTCGCGGAGATCTCCGCCGACCGCGCCCTGCCTGGCCAGGTCGTCGTCGGCTTCGCCGCCGAGACGGACGACGTGCTCGCCAACGGGCGCGTCAAGCTCCGCCGCAAGGGCTGCGACCTGCTCGTCGTCAACGAGGTGGGGGAGCGCAAGACCTTCGGCTCGGAGGAGAACGAGGCCGTGGTCCTCGCCGCCGACGGCACTGAGACCCCCGTCCCGTACGGACCGAAGGAAGCCCTGGCGGAGACCGTCTGGGACCTGGTGGTGCCGCGGCTGCGCGGCGCGTCCGGCTGA
- a CDS encoding DNA-directed RNA polymerase subunit omega (DNA-directed RNA polymerase subunit omega [Streptomyces cattleya NRRL 8057 = DSM46488];~DNA-directed RNA polymerase subunit omega; Reviewed; PRK00392;~identified by MetaGeneAnnotator; putative), protein MSSSITAPEGIINPPIDELLEATDSKYSLVIYAAKRARQINAYYSQLGEGLLEYVGPLVDTHVHEKPLSIALREINAGLLTSEAIEGPAQ, encoded by the coding sequence GTGTCCTCTTCCATCACCGCGCCCGAGGGCATCATCAACCCGCCGATCGACGAGCTGCTCGAGGCGACGGACTCCAAGTACAGCCTCGTGATCTACGCCGCCAAGCGCGCGCGCCAGATCAACGCGTACTACTCGCAGCTCGGCGAGGGCCTGCTCGAGTACGTCGGTCCGCTCGTCGACACCCACGTGCACGAGAAGCCGCTCTCGATCGCCCTGCGCGAGATCAATGCGGGTCTGCTGACCTCCGAGGCCATCGAGGGCCCGGCTCAGTAG
- a CDS encoding guanylate kinase (G-X2-G-X-G-K;~Guanosine monophosphate kinase (GMPK, EC 2.7.4.8), also knownas guanylate kinase (GKase), catalyzes the reversible phosphoryl transfer from adenosine triphosphate (ATP) to guanosine monophosphate (GMP) to yield adenosine diphosphate (ADP) and guanosine...; cd00071;~Guanylate kinase [Nucleotide transport and metabolism]; COG0194;~catalytic site [active];~guanylate kinase [Streptomyces cattleya NRRL 8057 = DSM46488];~identified by MetaGeneAnnotator; putative) — protein MAAEVRPRLTVLSGPSGVGKSTVVAHMRKVHPDVWLSVSATTRKPRPGEQHGVQYFFVTDDEFDKLIANGELLEWAEFAGNRYGTPRRAVLDRLEAGEPVLLEIDLQGARQVKESMDEARLVFLAPPSWDELVRRLTGRGTESPEVIERRLEAAKVELAAEAEFDTTLVNTSVEDVARELLTLMNVV, from the coding sequence ATGGCAGCAGAAGTACGTCCGCGGCTGACCGTGCTCTCCGGACCCTCTGGGGTCGGGAAGAGCACGGTCGTCGCGCATATGCGCAAGGTCCACCCCGATGTCTGGCTCTCGGTGTCGGCCACGACGCGGAAGCCCCGGCCCGGCGAGCAGCACGGTGTCCAGTACTTCTTCGTCACGGACGACGAGTTCGACAAGCTGATCGCCAACGGCGAGCTGCTGGAGTGGGCCGAATTCGCGGGCAACCGCTACGGCACCCCGCGCCGTGCGGTCCTCGACCGGCTGGAGGCCGGCGAGCCGGTGCTCCTGGAGATCGACCTCCAGGGCGCCCGCCAGGTCAAGGAGTCCATGGACGAGGCCCGGCTGGTCTTCCTGGCTCCGCCGAGCTGGGACGAGCTGGTACGCCGGCTCACCGGCCGCGGCACCGAGTCGCCCGAGGTGATCGAGCGCCGCCTGGAGGCGGCGAAGGTCGAGCTGGCCGCCGAGGCCGAGTTCGACACCACGCTCGTCAACACCTCGGTCGAGGACGTCGCGCGTGAGCTGCTAACGTTGATGAACGTTGTCTGA
- a CDS encoding integration host factor (identified by MetaGeneAnnotator; putative;~integration host factor [Amycolatopsis mediterranei U32]): MALPPLTPEQRAAALEKAAAARRERAEVKNRLKHSGASLHEVIKQGRENDVIGKMKVSALLESLPGVGKVRAKQIMERLGISESRRVRGLGSNQIASLEREFGSTGA; this comes from the coding sequence GTGGCTCTTCCGCCCCTTACCCCTGAACAGCGCGCAGCCGCGCTCGAAAAGGCCGCCGCGGCTCGCCGGGAGCGGGCCGAGGTCAAGAATCGACTCAAGCACTCCGGCGCCTCCCTGCACGAGGTCATCAAGCAGGGCCGGGAGAACGACGTCATCGGCAAGATGAAGGTCTCCGCGCTGCTCGAGTCCCTGCCGGGCGTGGGCAAGGTCCGCGCCAAGCAGATCATGGAGCGTCTCGGCATCTCAGAGAGCCGCCGTGTCCGCGGTCTCGGCTCCAACCAGATCGCCTCCCTGGAGCGCGAGTTCGGCAGCACCGGAGCCTGA
- a CDS encoding orotidine 5-phosphate decarboxylase (Orotidine 5'-phosphate decarboxylase (ODCase) is a dimeric enzyme that decarboxylates orotidine 5'-monophosphate (OMP) to form uridine 5'-phosphate (UMP), anessential step in the pyrimidine biosynthetic pathway. In mammals, UMP synthase...; cd04725;~Orotidine 5-phosphate decarboxylase [Streptomyces venezuelae ATCC10712];~dimer interface [polypeptide binding];~identified by MetaGeneAnnotator; putative) — protein sequence MTREVTSEVTLEPFGTRLRRAMDERGPLCVGIDPHAALLDSWGLADDIAGLERFTYTVVEALAGTVAVFKPQAAFFERFGSRGVAVLERATADLRTAGGLVVMDAKRGDIGSTMAAYAEAFLRPGAPLFSDALTVSPYLGYGSLKPAVDLARASGAGLFVLALTSNPEGAEVQRAVRADDPERRTIGATMLAHLAEENAGETPMGSFGAVVGATLGDLSAFDLGINGPLLAPGIGAQGATPADLPKVFGAAVGNVVPNVSRAVLKEGPDAGALRGAAERYANEIREAVGG from the coding sequence GTGACGCGCGAAGTGACGAGCGAAGTGACCCTGGAACCCTTCGGCACCCGGCTGCGCCGGGCCATGGACGAGCGCGGCCCGCTGTGCGTCGGCATCGACCCGCACGCCGCCCTGCTGGACTCCTGGGGCCTGGCCGACGACATTGCGGGCCTGGAGCGCTTCACGTACACGGTCGTGGAGGCGCTGGCCGGCACGGTCGCCGTCTTCAAGCCGCAGGCCGCGTTCTTCGAGCGCTTCGGCTCGCGCGGCGTGGCCGTCCTGGAGCGCGCCACCGCCGATCTGCGGACGGCCGGCGGCCTGGTCGTCATGGACGCCAAGCGCGGCGACATCGGCTCCACGATGGCCGCCTACGCGGAGGCCTTCCTGCGCCCCGGCGCGCCGCTGTTCTCCGACGCGCTGACCGTCTCCCCGTACCTGGGCTACGGCTCCCTGAAGCCGGCCGTCGACCTGGCCCGGGCCTCCGGCGCCGGCCTGTTCGTGCTGGCTCTCACCTCCAACCCGGAGGGCGCCGAGGTCCAGCGCGCCGTGCGCGCCGACGACCCGGAGCGGCGGACCATCGGCGCGACGATGCTGGCGCACCTGGCCGAGGAGAACGCGGGGGAGACCCCGATGGGCTCCTTCGGCGCGGTCGTGGGGGCGACGCTCGGCGATCTGTCGGCCTTCGACCTCGGCATCAACGGTCCGCTGCTCGCCCCCGGCATCGGTGCCCAGGGCGCGACCCCGGCCGACCTGCCGAAGGTCTTCGGCGCGGCCGTGGGCAACGTCGTCCCGAACGTCAGCCGGGCCGTCCTCAAGGAGGGCCCCGACGCGGGTGCGCTGCGCGGCGCGGCGGAACGTTACGCGAACGAGATCCGCGAGGCCGTCGGCGGCTGA
- a CDS encoding dihydroorotate oxidase (Dihydroorotate dehydrogenase (DHOD) class 2. DHOD catalyzes the oxidation of (S)-dihydroorotate to orotate. This is the fourth step and the only redox reaction in the de novo biosynthesis of UMP, the precursor of all pyrimidine nucleotides. DHOD requires...; cd04738;~Dihydroorotate dehydrogenase [Nucleotide transport andmetabolism]; COG0167;~FMN binding site [chemical binding];~catalytic residues [active];~dihydroorotate oxidase [Streptomyces sp. C];~identified by MetaGeneAnnotator; putative;~quinone interaction residues [chemical binding];~substrate binding site [chemical binding]), protein MYKLFFHLVFKRMDPEQAHHMAFRWIRLAARVPVLRTFVAAVLAPRHKALRTEALGLRMHGPFGLAAGFDKNAVGIDGMAMLGFDHVEIGTVTGEAQPGNPKKRMFRLVPDRALINRMGFNNEGSAAVAARLAARSPVFKTVVGVNIGKTKVVPEADAAADYVKSTERLARHADYLVVNVSSPNTPGLRNLQATESLRPLLTAVREAADRSVPGRHVPLLVKIAPDLADEDVDAVADLALELGLDGIIATNTTIARDGLGLKSDPAVVRETGGLSGAPVKQRSLEVLRRLYARVGDRIVLVGVGGIENAEDAWERILAGATLIQGFSAFIYEGPFYARAIHRGLAERLAASPYATLAEAVGADTRTRTGKAAK, encoded by the coding sequence ATGTACAAACTCTTCTTCCACCTGGTCTTCAAGCGGATGGACCCCGAGCAGGCCCACCACATGGCCTTCCGCTGGATCCGGCTCGCCGCCCGCGTCCCGGTCCTGCGCACCTTCGTCGCGGCCGTCCTCGCCCCCCGCCATAAGGCGCTGCGCACCGAGGCCCTGGGCCTGCGCATGCACGGCCCCTTCGGCCTGGCGGCCGGCTTCGACAAGAACGCCGTCGGCATCGACGGCATGGCCATGCTCGGCTTCGACCACGTCGAGATCGGCACGGTCACCGGCGAGGCCCAGCCCGGCAACCCCAAGAAGCGGATGTTCCGGCTGGTCCCGGACCGCGCCCTGATCAACCGCATGGGCTTCAACAACGAGGGCTCGGCCGCCGTCGCCGCCCGCCTGGCCGCCCGCAGCCCCGTCTTCAAGACGGTCGTCGGCGTCAACATCGGCAAGACCAAGGTCGTCCCCGAGGCCGACGCCGCCGCCGACTACGTGAAGTCCACCGAGCGGCTCGCCCGGCACGCCGACTACCTGGTCGTCAACGTCTCCTCGCCGAACACCCCCGGCCTGCGCAACCTCCAGGCCACCGAGTCGCTGCGCCCGCTGCTCACGGCCGTGCGCGAGGCCGCCGACCGCTCGGTGCCCGGCCGCCACGTGCCGCTCCTGGTGAAGATCGCCCCCGACCTCGCCGACGAGGACGTGGACGCGGTCGCCGACCTCGCCCTGGAACTGGGCCTGGACGGCATCATCGCCACCAACACCACCATCGCCCGCGACGGTCTGGGCCTGAAGTCCGACCCGGCCGTGGTCCGGGAGACCGGCGGACTGTCCGGAGCGCCCGTCAAGCAGCGCTCCCTGGAGGTGCTGCGCCGCCTCTACGCGCGCGTGGGGGACCGGATCGTCCTCGTCGGCGTCGGCGGCATCGAGAACGCCGAGGACGCCTGGGAGCGGATCCTCGCGGGCGCCACCCTGATCCAGGGCTTCAGCGCCTTCATCTACGAGGGGCCGTTCTACGCCCGCGCCATCCACCGGGGCCTCGCCGAGCGGCTCGCCGCCTCCCCGTACGCCACCCTCGCCGAGGCCGTCGGCGCCGACACCCGCACCCGTACCGGAAAGGCCGCGAAGTGA
- a CDS encoding CARB carbamoyl-phosphate synthase large chain (ATP-grasp domain; cl17255;~CARB Carbamoyl-phosphate synthase large chain [Streptomyces fulvissimus DSM40593];~Carbamoyl-phosphate synthase L chain, N-terminal domain; pfam00289;~Carbamoyl-phosphate synthetase large chain, oligomerisation domain; pfam02787;~IMP binding site;~Methylglyoxal synthase-like domain from type II glutamine-dependent carbamoyl phosphate synthetase (CSP). CSP, a CarA and CarB heterodimer, catalyzes the production of carbamoyl phosphate which is subsequently employed in the metabolic pathways...; cd01424;~carbamoyl phosphate synthase large subunit; Reviewed; PRK05294;~dimer interface [polypeptide binding];~identified by MetaGeneAnnotator; putative;~interdomain contacts;~partial ornithine binding site), translating to MPKRTDIQSVLVIGSGPIVIGQAAEFDYSGTQACRVLKSEGLRVILVNSNPATIMTDPEIADATYVEPITPEFVEKIIAKERPDALLPTLGGQTALNTAISMHEQGVLEKYGVELIGANVEAIHKGEDRDLFKGVVEAVKAKIGYGESARSVICHTMDEVIAGVDTLGGYPVVVRPSFTMGGAGSGFAHDEEELRRIAGQGLTLSPTTEVLLEESILGWKEYELELMRDKNDNVVVVCSIENFDPMGVHTGDSITVAPAMTLTDREYQRLRDIGIAIIREVGVDTGGCNIQFAVNPDDGRIIVIEMNPRVSRSSALASKATGFPIAKIAARLAVGYTLDEIPNDITEKTPASFEPTLDYVVVKAPRFAFEKFPSADSTLTTTMKSVGEAMAIGRNFTEALQKALRSLEKKGSQFDFTGKPGDLGDKAELLARAVRPTDGRINTVMEAIRAGATPEEVFEATKIDPWFVDQLFLIKEIADELAAAEKLDPELLAEAKRHGFSDAQIAGIRGLREDVVREVRHALGVRPVYKTVDTCAAEFAARTPYFYSSYDEETEVAQREKPAVIILGSGPNRIGQGIEFDYSCVHASFALSDAGYETVMVNCNPETVSTDYDTSDRLYFEPLTLEDVLEIVHAEAQAGPIAGVVVQLGGQTPLGLAQALKDNGVPVVGTSPEAIHAAEDRGAFGRVLDEAGLPAPKHGTATTFAEAKAIADEIGYPVLVRPSYVLGGRGMEIVYDETRLESYIEESTEISPTRPVLVDRFLDDAIEIDVDALYDGEELYLGGVMEHIEEAGIHSGDSACALPPITLGGFDIKRLRASTEAIAKGVGVRGLINIQFAMAGDILYVLEANPRASRTVPFTSKATAVPLAKAAARISLGATIAELRAEGLLPKNGDGGTLPLDAPISVKEAVMPWSRFRDIHGRGVDTVLGPEMRSTGEVMGIDSVFGTAYAKSQAGAYGPLPTKGRAFISVANRDKRSMIFPARELVAHGFELLATSGTAEVLKRNGINATVVRKQSEGEGPDGEKTIVQLIHDGQVDLIVNTPYGTGGRLDGYDIRTAAVARSVPCLTTVQALAAAVQGIDALGRGDVSVSSLQEHARHLTAARD from the coding sequence GTGCCTAAGCGCACCGACATCCAGTCCGTCCTCGTCATCGGCTCCGGCCCGATCGTCATCGGACAGGCCGCCGAGTTCGACTACTCCGGCACCCAGGCGTGCCGCGTCCTCAAGTCCGAGGGTCTGCGGGTCATCCTGGTCAACTCCAACCCGGCCACGATCATGACCGACCCGGAGATCGCCGACGCCACCTACGTCGAGCCGATCACCCCCGAGTTCGTCGAGAAGATCATCGCCAAGGAGCGCCCCGACGCCCTCCTGCCCACCCTCGGCGGCCAGACCGCGCTCAACACCGCGATCTCCATGCACGAGCAGGGCGTCCTCGAGAAGTACGGCGTCGAGCTGATCGGCGCCAACGTCGAGGCCATCCACAAGGGCGAGGACCGCGACCTGTTCAAGGGCGTCGTCGAGGCCGTCAAGGCCAAGATCGGCTACGGCGAGTCCGCCCGCTCGGTCATCTGCCACACCATGGACGAGGTCATCGCGGGCGTCGACACGCTCGGCGGCTACCCGGTCGTCGTCCGTCCCTCCTTCACCATGGGCGGCGCCGGCTCCGGCTTCGCCCACGACGAGGAGGAGCTGCGCCGCATCGCCGGCCAGGGCCTCACGCTCTCCCCGACCACCGAGGTGCTCCTGGAGGAGTCCATCCTCGGCTGGAAGGAGTACGAGCTGGAGCTGATGCGCGACAAGAACGACAACGTCGTGGTCGTCTGCTCCATCGAGAACTTCGACCCGATGGGCGTGCACACCGGTGACTCGATCACCGTCGCCCCGGCGATGACCCTCACCGACCGCGAGTACCAGCGCCTGCGCGACATCGGCATCGCGATCATCCGCGAGGTCGGCGTCGACACCGGCGGCTGCAACATCCAGTTCGCGGTGAACCCGGACGACGGCCGCATCATCGTCATCGAGATGAACCCGCGCGTCTCCCGCTCCTCCGCGCTCGCCTCCAAGGCCACCGGCTTCCCGATCGCCAAGATCGCCGCCCGGCTCGCCGTCGGCTACACGCTGGACGAGATCCCGAACGACATCACCGAGAAGACCCCGGCCTCCTTCGAGCCGACCCTCGACTACGTCGTCGTCAAGGCCCCGCGCTTCGCCTTCGAGAAGTTCCCGTCCGCCGACTCCACGCTGACGACGACCATGAAGTCGGTCGGCGAGGCCATGGCCATCGGCCGCAACTTCACCGAGGCCCTGCAGAAGGCCCTGCGCTCGCTGGAGAAGAAGGGCAGCCAGTTCGACTTCACCGGCAAGCCCGGTGACCTCGGTGACAAGGCCGAGCTGCTCGCCCGGGCGGTCCGCCCGACCGACGGCCGGATCAACACGGTCATGGAGGCCATCCGCGCGGGCGCCACGCCCGAGGAGGTCTTCGAGGCCACCAAGATCGACCCGTGGTTCGTCGACCAGCTCTTCCTCATCAAGGAGATCGCCGACGAGCTGGCCGCCGCCGAGAAGCTCGACCCCGAGCTGCTCGCCGAGGCCAAGCGGCACGGCTTCTCCGACGCCCAGATCGCCGGGATCCGCGGTCTGCGCGAGGACGTCGTCCGCGAGGTCCGGCACGCCCTTGGCGTCCGCCCCGTCTACAAGACCGTCGACACCTGCGCCGCCGAGTTCGCCGCGAGGACCCCGTACTTCTACTCCTCGTACGACGAGGAGACCGAGGTCGCGCAGCGCGAGAAGCCCGCGGTGATCATCCTGGGCTCCGGCCCGAACCGCATCGGCCAGGGCATCGAGTTCGACTACTCCTGCGTCCACGCCTCCTTCGCGCTCAGCGACGCGGGCTACGAGACCGTGATGGTCAACTGCAACCCGGAGACCGTCTCCACCGACTACGACACCTCCGACCGGCTCTACTTCGAGCCGCTCACCCTGGAGGACGTCCTGGAGATCGTCCACGCCGAGGCGCAGGCCGGCCCCATCGCCGGTGTCGTCGTCCAGCTCGGCGGCCAGACCCCGCTCGGCCTCGCCCAGGCGCTCAAGGACAACGGCGTGCCGGTCGTCGGCACCTCCCCGGAGGCCATCCACGCCGCCGAGGACCGCGGCGCCTTCGGCCGGGTGCTCGACGAGGCGGGCCTGCCCGCCCCCAAGCACGGCACCGCCACCACCTTCGCCGAGGCCAAGGCCATCGCCGACGAGATCGGCTACCCGGTGCTCGTCCGCCCGTCGTACGTGCTCGGCGGCCGCGGCATGGAGATCGTCTACGACGAGACCCGCCTCGAGTCGTACATCGAGGAGTCCACCGAGATCTCCCCGACCCGCCCGGTCCTGGTGGACCGCTTCCTCGACGACGCCATCGAGATCGACGTCGACGCGCTCTACGACGGCGAGGAGCTCTACCTCGGCGGCGTCATGGAGCACATCGAGGAAGCCGGCATCCACTCCGGCGACTCGGCCTGCGCGCTGCCCCCGATCACCCTCGGCGGCTTCGACATCAAGCGGCTGCGGGCCTCCACCGAGGCCATCGCCAAGGGCGTCGGCGTGCGCGGTCTGATCAATATCCAGTTCGCGATGGCCGGCGACATCCTGTACGTCCTGGAGGCCAACCCGCGCGCCTCGCGCACCGTCCCCTTCACCTCGAAGGCGACCGCGGTGCCGCTCGCGAAGGCCGCCGCGCGCATCTCGCTCGGCGCCACCATCGCCGAGCTGCGCGCCGAGGGCCTGCTGCCGAAGAACGGCGACGGCGGCACCCTGCCGCTCGACGCGCCGATCTCCGTCAAGGAGGCCGTGATGCCGTGGAGCCGCTTCCGCGACATCCACGGCCGCGGCGTGGACACCGTCCTCGGCCCGGAGATGCGCTCCACCGGCGAGGTCATGGGCATCGACTCGGTCTTCGGCACGGCCTACGCCAAGTCGCAGGCCGGCGCCTACGGCCCGCTGCCCACCAAGGGCCGCGCGTTCATCTCGGTCGCCAACCGCGACAAGCGCTCGATGATCTTCCCGGCCCGCGAGCTGGTCGCCCACGGCTTCGAGCTGCTGGCCACCTCCGGTACCGCCGAGGTGCTCAAGCGCAACGGCATCAACGCCACGGTCGTGCGCAAGCAGTCCGAGGGCGAGGGCCCGGACGGCGAGAAGACCATCGTCCAGCTCATCCACGACGGCCAGGTCGACCTGATCGTCAACACCCCGTACGGCACCGGCGGCCGCCTCGACGGCTACGACATCCGTACGGCCGCGGTGGCCCGCTCCGTGCCGTGCCTGACCACGGTCCAGGCCCTCGCGGCGGCCGTCCAGGGCATCGACGCCCTCGGCCGCGGCGACGTGAGCGTCAGCTCGCTCCAGGAGCACGCCCGGCACCTGACGGCGGCCCGCGACTAG